In the Acanthochromis polyacanthus isolate Apoly-LR-REF ecotype Palm Island chromosome 20, KAUST_Apoly_ChrSc, whole genome shotgun sequence genome, AGCAGGCTGACCATGGCCAGCTTGGTGAAACGGCTCCTACGATTCACTGATTGGCTGATTTCCTGAAGGAATTCCAGGGCTCTGAGATGCATAAAACAACAGGTGTACATGCAAAGACACATTGTCAGACACTGatgataaatataaaacacactAACCCTTTTAAATGCATTTGGACAAAATCTCCCATTCCATTGTGTCTGGTCACATTTAAAATCACTGCGCTATGCTGCCATCAAGAGGCTATTTAAGAGACTACACTGAGTTATCTCCATTACACTTACGCTGTTGCATTACATTGTGCAATAATGCCCCTCCAGTAATACATTTCATACCTTATCAGTCATGCTcctatttcatttttatctttcatCTCCTTGTCTTACCCATATTTGCACATCTCCACAGCAGTTGCCTCATCGCTGGCACAAACACTGACTGCCATGCAAGCGCTGTGTAGCACCTCCTTGTGATTGGAACGCAGCAAGTTGACCAAAGGCTGAAGTCCTCCAGCTCTTTGAAGCTATGTTTTTGGACAGGGGACACATTTTAGGTACTCAGGCAAAGCATATAAAAGAAAGCTTGAGAATTTATTATagacattttgtttattttattattttttcgttgttgttgtttcatagTTTTTATAATGGGTAAGTGGACAGTAGCAGTAATGATAAGTATTCAGTAAAATCAGTCAAATTAGCCCATATTTTCCTTTTAAACTACACACCAGATTTCATAATAATCTTGTTCTATGCAAAAATGGGAATAGGTTAGCAATCTGAGCAGTCATTCAGCACATGCAAATACAAACCTCTGCCCTAGCTTCTTTGTCACGGGCCAGCACTGACAGGCACAGCGTAGTGTTGATGAGAACCTGTGAATCTGTGGACTTTAACGGCTCCACCAGAGCCTGCATTGCTCCATGTGACAAGATGCTATTGCGAATGGTCTCCTGTCCTGCCATGTTGCAAAGGGTGGCAGCAGAATTGGTCACCGTCCTTGGACAGTTTCCATTCAGCTGCTGGACAAGGAACTCATGGCCTCCTGCCTCATACACTGCCCTTAAAGACATAATAGAAATGAATGGACAATTAACTCAAATATAGAGCGGTGACCATAAATGTAGCCATTCATATATGCATTCAGCACAGTATTTCTGTAATGTGTAACATGTGCCTCATTCATCTGATTTGTACAGATGatagaaaagcaaaacaagtaAGAACAGAGAGGGGATCGTACATAAGAGGTAGAGGTAAAAAAATATGTGTCCTTAGCAATCAATGAAGGAAGCAGTAATGTTGAAATATGAAGTCAGACAGCGAGAGATAATGTGCGCAGGGAAGATTTGTCTGGAGAATGTGGAACAGAGAGTGCAGAAAGTGGGAGAAGAGAGGTAGAAAGATTCAATGAGAGGGCACCATGTGGAGACACATGATACAATAAATCATTTATGAAATAGTGGAAAGGAAGGCATTTTATTCAGCTTTAAAATGGCATCCTCTTTAGTTGTAAAGACTGCAACCTTACCACCTAGTTTTACACCTTTGGCAGTACAGTAGTCGTATTATTAGTACAATGTAAAATACACACTTTGAAAACCTTGAAATTATcctgtttcttttgtgttgctTACTACGGGGATGGAATTTACATGTTTTAAGACTTGATTAGTTCCGAGATTAAGAGAATATTTGTGAGTAACAGAAATGCTGAGGTGGAGGAAGAAGATCAGTTGGGTTGTGTGTCACTCACAAGGTGTTGCGCTTGTTGCTATGTGTGAGGTTAGACAGGGCATGAGTTGCTGCTGCTCTCAGCATCAAGTTCTCACTGCTCAGCAACTGCACAACTGCAGGGATAACACCTGAAAACCAGAGAAATGCAactcattcacattttgttgCGCCGagtgtgacaatgttgtggtcgTCGAgtaaatggtagtgtatgtacccAGGTCTCTGAAGCTGTCTTTGCTGGCTAGATGGAGGCTCATGGCAGCCACAGCCTGACAGGTAGATGATTTCACCTTGATGTCAGCCACAGATAGAAGCTCTACCAGAACCTTCTCCACATCCTGCTTGTGTAGCACTTCACGACTCTCAGCTACACATTCAGGCATGCACCCAAAAACATGTGCACACGTGTCAgtagaaacaaagaaaacacaaagctaTTATGAGTATATTATGCTGTATACCCTATGATCTTCTGCTGGAAAGTTAAAAGAAAGCCTTTATCTCTAAATATTTTCTCTACGTACAGCTCTGAGCCACTCTAGTGATACATTTAACAGTGTTGGACTGGATTTCAGGTATGCTGGGGGAGAGGAGGAATTCCATCAACTTAGTCAACCCTCCACTGTTGTGAATCAGCTGGACACTCTCACTGTCACTCAAACAGTTTGCCACTACTTGTAACGTGTCATCATGTAGATCACTGAAGTCCTGTAAGAAATGAAAAGACAGGAGCAGAAGATACAGAGGACACAGAGCTTCAAAGCTACAGAAAATGCATTAAGGGTTCAGAATAAGCGCACCATTTTCAGCTAATAGTGCAGTCATAAAAATGCACATATAGGCAGTTTCCATATTCTTTCTTCTCGATTAACATGAAGCAGCAGGGTGAAGCATGTGCTCTCTTCACATTTACCATGTTATTAAGGATATCCATGAGCTTCTCAAATCCCTGCTCCTCCCTGAAGGTGTTCCGTGTATCTTTATCAGTCGTGATGTTCTGCAGTGTCTGTAAAGCCAGTTTTTGAATGACAGGGAAGTCCGACATCAACAGCTTCAGGAGCGGAGGAATCCCACCTAATTTATGAACTGCCAGGCGGCATTGATAGTCCTTCATACAAAGAGAGCAACAGAGATTACAAAAGGATCGCAAggatttttgaatcatttgtttcTCACCCATTCTAAGACTATAcctcacaaaacaaacaatgatgTGTTCAGTGGCTTTTGGCATGCCAATAAATGTAACACCATGATGCTTAAAATGATAAGCTGTATAACTTTATAGTCTTGTAATATCCTCGAGGCAAGTAACAAAGAGTCACCTGAACTAGGTTAAAGATGATCTCTAGCGAGTTCTTGATGACATCTGGGTCTGGGCTGGATAAGAGCTGGATTAGAGGTAGCAAGCCTTTGTTGTCAAAGATCTGGGCCTTACAGACAAAATCCGTTGACAGAGAAGCCAGACACAGTGTTGCAAACTCATGAACAACTGTGTCTTctgaataaaagagaaaattgaGCAGGTTAAAATATAtggtatagtatagtacagcagtgtatatattcatatatatatatttaaatacactgctcttcaaaagtttggggtcactcaggcaatttaacgattttccatgaaaactcacacttttattcatgtgctagcataattgcacaagagttttctaatcatcaattagcctttcaacagggatggttgctggaaatgggcctctgtatccctatgtagatattccattaaaaatcatacgtttccagctagaatagtcatttaaaacattaacaaggtctagactgtatttatgattaatttaatactgtcttcaatgaaaaaaatgcttttctttcaaaaatagggacatttGTAAGCGACCCTAAATTTTTAAGCGGTAGTGTTAAAGCATCTTTTGCTTTGAAGCTAATATACAGTAAACATCTACTTCTGGGTCTGATTTGTTGTCAGACTTGCTTACCTTCAGGTGACAGTTTTTCTACCATGGATGGAACAGCATCTAATTTTTTCAAAGTACCTTTTACATCACCTGTCAgtcaaaacaagagacaaagtCACCACTTAGCAAGTCAATGAAAGTAGGCATAAGTCCCAAAGTAAACAAGTTATTTAAGAAAGTCATCTGCTGAATCATTAATAACTAGTTACATAGACGATTTGGAAACTGTACTGTCAATTGTACGAGCCAGGTAGTTGCATAAGTTGATTTGTAAGCCAACAAAAGTCATTGCAGTTGAGGGTGCATTTATGATGTAAGCGGTTTGACACACCGTTGGTGGCCATGATGCCCAGGGCCATGAAGGCGTTGCGTCTCACCAGCTTGTTGTTGTGAGTAATGAGCCTGCAGAGAGGCTCCAATGCCCCAAGTCCCAGCAGGGAAATTTTGCTTTCATCTCCTAACAACAGGGGAGACAGTGAACAGGAAAAAATGGGGATAGAACCAGATAGACTTGAGTTATGATTGAATAATTCATTACAGATCAATATAAGAAGATAAAAGAAGAATCATAAAGAAGACAAGCTTAAATCTAAAATAAGGTGTGTAAGATAAAAGGAAATCAGACAACCACAGTCAACCACAGTTCAATCTTGTGCTTTTCAGCTGCAAGGATGCTCAAAAATATAACATCAGAATTGGTAAGCAGTGTACCTTTCTCTGCAAATGTATGGATTGCCTCACATGCTTTAACGAGGATGTCTTCCTCTAGGGAGTTCAACAGCAGCACTACTGTTGCTGGGGTTTTACTCTCAACAAGTACTTTTTCCAACTATGAGTgtcagaagagagagagagagagagagagagagagagagagagagagagagagagagagagagatgcaaaCGCTTTGTAACAGAGCTAAGGTCTGGGAAGTAGGTTACAGTATGTGTTCAAACTATGGGCAGTGTGTTTTCACACTACCGTTTCCTTGCATGGAGTTGCGCTCTTATTCCTCGATTTCTTTTCCATCGTGTCCTGTATGTGACCAAACAGAGTTTTTGATCGCAGACAGTCGTTCAGTATCTGTCCTGTGCACTCAGTTCTGTGCTCTGTGACCATAATGCTAGCTAGTTAAACTGCCAGCCTAACCTGGCTAACCGACTTCTTAGCAGTGTTCACAAATAGCGCTCACCAGACCAACCAAATTACACATTACAATCTCAGATATTCACTGTGACTTACCCTTTCTTTCCAAACTAAGAGACAAGTAGCTTATAATCAGGAGCGGCCACAGGAACCGGACTGTAAGTTCAGTGTTTTGGGAAAGGAGGTTGACGCTACGTTGCTAGGCAACGGGTGACACGTTGGGCTAAATAATGGTTTGGACGATTATTTCATTGGttaatattaacattttaatgataaactATACCAAAGGTTACAGAAAGCAATGCAGATAGACGTTTTTCGAGACAAAAAGAGTTACAGTATAGGAGCTGGAACAACTTCATTGATTTTTATACATCGCATGTACACGACAGCAAACCTGAAAGTGTATAGGGAAACGCTGAATTACAAATAAAAGCTGTCCTTAACCTACTGATCGATTAATAATCATTTAACTCAAAATTGCACAAACAGGGAGATTCGGTCCAgcaacaaaatgatcaaaaactaaaaataaatacagagggaTAATGTTGAATAATGAAATGTGTAGGTCATTGCATGAATGAATGTGGTGTCTGCGTGAAGGAATGCAGGTTGTAGGGATAGTATTGGGGCATAAATGTGCTGCCGTGAAGAGTGAGTCATAAAACAAATGCGCTATATAGCTACAGCATCAGCACATTGAGGCCTCCTTCCTTTACAGAGATACTGACACAGCAATGTGCcagtggaaacagcacagtgtGCAGCAGAAGACCAAATGACCTCTAAAGACATTACCTCTGGCGGTGTGGGACATTATCACTCTGCTTCCTGAAATGAGCCTGAGATTAATCTCATCTAAAGCAAGCCAAGAATGGGGGATGGCGGGACGGTGGACAGGTTTCTGCTAATGCATTACTAGTACACGAGCTGCACGAAAAATAAGGAATAAAATAAGGAGAAACAAGCATTCTCACACGTCCGCCTCATCAAGTGAATGGGGATTTCTGATTAATCCCTAACGTTTCACGTGTAGGTATAAAATTCAAATCTAAATGCTAATGCAGACTGATATAAAAAGAGTCATGTGTGCTATTTAAAAGCACAGAAAGGTAGCATAGGCCCGGCGGAGGGAGGGAGCTGCAGCGAATCAGCGGGGCAGACACTGCAAAGCTCAGGCTGTCACCTCCCATCCCGTCGAGCTGTCAGTTGACAGCAGCACACATGAACATCAATGCTGCACCCGGAGTTGACCACCCGTTGATTTTACGCCGAAATACCCGTTCCTCGGTGTTTTAATTCAAGCGGGGCAAGGACATGACAGGATACACCCCTGTCATCTCTGCGGACTAACCACAAACGCGTAGGAGGAGGGCTGAGTCGCTTTGCTAGTTTTGAGCATCTAGCTAATGGTAGTAGTTAGCTTGCAGGCTAACGGTAGCTAGCTGGTGAGCGGAGTCCCGTTCTGCTTTGTGCCGTCATTTGCTAACTACATTGCTGACTCGCTAACGAAGGTCGGAGGGACTAATGTTAGCTGGTAGTCCGGAGCGTTTAGTTAGCCGCTCCGCATCCttaatgtgtcattttattaatttgttttaaGGCTACACCCTCTGTGGGTTCTCATTTGTCAGTGGGCTTCCCGTTATCCCAGTTGTCtacgtttatttattttacgAAATTTATCGCTGCTGCTCGCTAGCTAGCAAACTCCTCTGCTCTGCTAGCGCCAGCTCAGTGAGACCTCACATCGCAGGGGTGCGGAGAGCTCCAGCCGAGTCAAGGAAGGAAGACTTATGATGTGGGCTGGGGGAAGCGGAGGACTGTACGGTGTAGGAGGGCAGTAGTATTAGCTTAAGCACAGCGCATTTTCTCACATTAGTCCTTGTCGAGGCTGGGCCGTAGCGTCAGTGAAGCTGTGTGGGACGCTGAATGAAGAAAAGAATTGGGGGCACTTTGATTTGCGAGCTGGATAAATGAGTAGTATTGATATCGCCGAATCGTGAGCTGGTGGCCGGTGTGCCAGCTTCAGGGGAAGACACTGTCGGGATTATCGCACAGACTGCAACAACCAGCCAGTTTGCTTAGAGATGGCTTCGGCGAGCAGCATTGCCGCATCAATTGCGAGCAAAACGAAGACCAAGAAAAAACACTTCGTGGCTCAGAAAGTGAAGCTCTTCCGTGCCAGTGACCCTCTGCTCAGCGTGCTTATGTGGGGAGTCAACCATTCGGTGAGTCAAACCTTAAAATTTCCCAATGATGATCCACGGTGAAGTCCCCTTGGACCTTTTGGTGTTTCCATGAAGCCTCACTTGCAGCTATCAGCCTTTGTGTTATTGCAGTTGATTGACTAACAAGATATGACAGCTGTCCAGCGGTGGGATATACTGTCAGTGTAACTGTGCGACTGGCTGCAAGTGTGCTGTCCTCTTTCAGCAAATCATCAGCGACGTTTGCTTCAGTGACCTCTGTGCAGTTACAGCAGTGATATAGATATTATTAATTCACCGTTTTGCTGTGTGCATTAGTAAAACGTGTGTATGAGTATTTGAGCAGCGAGCTCTTCTTCGGCTTCCTGTTGTGCACACGCAGGATAAGCTCCTAGGGCTCTGTGTCATGAGAGAGCAGATCTTCCCATGCAAGACAGCTTATCTTTGctctctgctctctttctcttcctttgCTGAATATTTGCTCTGGGCCAGTACTCATATGCTGGACAGAGCACAAACTTGGCAGACAGAGGACACGCAAGTATTTCTGGCAGCAGGTCGCAAATATTAAACCTTTATCCAGTGGTTTACACTCAGTAATATACCACACAAAGAGATGGTCATCTGAGTAAGACATGTAATCCACAGTTCTTTCAGTTCCGTTGTTCTTACGGACTTAATCTTAACATATAGCCACTCCTTAATCTTTTACTCAGCTTGTTTCTTATAATCATACAGTAAAGCAAGTCTGCTGCCAGCACTCTGAAGTGGCGTTTTTAAATTGAGTCAAACTCCTTTCAACCTTATAACCAAAAGGGCTGAGGAGAAAAGGAGCAGCAGCATTTATAGGAACAGAATTTTCTATTTATGTGTTGGTAAGAAATATTTCTCACAGGACAGACAATGCTGTAAATAATGGTAAAGTATAGCAGTGTATACAAAATAGCAAACAATGTAGGACCTTTGAtacagactgctgctgctcctcctgttttttgttgtttttggttttttttgcgtGTTATTCTTCCCTGCCTGTGGTTCGACTGAGTGTGACAAATGACTTCAAAATTCATCTTGGgagaaatgtaaatatttagaCTATAGATCCATAACAGATGTCAGTCGTACTTTAAAATTGATTGGGTATGAAGTTAATGGGTCAGATTTAAACACTATCTTAAACACTTTCTTAAAtgttagggatttttttttacggGCCTGTACTGACCAATCATTAGTAATCAAGTAACTGATTgaataacacaaacaaaaaacctcaCTGGCATGCCtttctttatttatgttttacatacCGATGGGTGATTAAAATAAAGGAGAAACTGAGGTCACATGTCTTAAATGTGGGAAACCACATTTTTCTGAAAGAACTTCAAAGTGCCTCAGTATTGATTCTCCAGGTCTCTGGAACTCTACTGAAGGGATgaaacactatttttttccaaaagataTTTGCTCTAAtgatgttttgatgatggtgctgGAGAGTGCTGTCTAACATGCTAGTCCAAAATTCCATGAAATGTTCAGTTAGGTTGAGATCTGAAGACTGCAAAGGCCACCTATGCGATGACCAAAATGTTTATATTCAgtaaaccattcagtgacccttCACACCTTGGAAAAGACCACCCCTAttagaatagatttttttcatcaTAGGCTAAAGGTGATTGCTCAACCACTTTCTATTGATTTGTAGTGACCCTTCCTCGTTAGAGGACTTGT is a window encoding:
- the armc3 gene encoding armadillo repeat-containing protein 3 isoform X1: MVTEHRTECTGQILNDCLRSKTLFGHIQDTMEKKSRNKSATPCKETLEKVLVESKTPATVVLLLNSLEEDILVKACEAIHTFAEKGDESKISLLGLGALEPLCRLITHNNKLVRRNAFMALGIMATNGDVKGTLKKLDAVPSMVEKLSPEEDTVVHEFATLCLASLSTDFVCKAQIFDNKGLLPLIQLLSSPDPDVIKNSLEIIFNLVQDYQCRLAVHKLGGIPPLLKLLMSDFPVIQKLALQTLQNITTDKDTRNTFREEQGFEKLMDILNNMDFSDLHDDTLQVVANCLSDSESVQLIHNSGGLTKLMEFLLSPSIPEIQSNTVKCITRVAQSSESREVLHKQDVEKVLVELLSVADIKVKSSTCQAVAAMSLHLASKDSFRDLGVIPAVVQLLSSENLMLRAAATHALSNLTHSNKRNTLAVYEAGGHEFLVQQLNGNCPRTVTNSAATLCNMAGQETIRNSILSHGAMQALVEPLKSTDSQVLINTTLCLSVLARDKEARAELQRAGGLQPLVNLLRSNHKEVLHSACMAVSVCASDEATAVEMCKYGALEFLQEISQSVNRRSRFTKLAMVSLLNSNLSVKYSLTGHLTSSDIITDGFYDAGKARPGQRVLTLEELSKQPVNKNQPIIVINTAPDETVDVAEEEQGNPSEPDTSSKGGHRTPRKKKEEDKQKYEMQFESLIEKPSNTIEDVSLQILVEEAKESILRLSDEKEQYAALARLVSDVMGGAVEMEKLHEFSWMLHLSELKFQLQSNVVPIGLIKKGIYCHRALLFKCLADCIGIGCSLVRGEYNRAWNEVLLFNWNASNNQHSSQPRHYIVDLMHKPGSLLEVDTPAAVWYQTI
- the armc3 gene encoding armadillo repeat-containing protein 3 isoform X3 gives rise to the protein MALGIMATNGDVKGTLKKLDAVPSMVEKLSPEEDTVVHEFATLCLASLSTDFVCKAQIFDNKGLLPLIQLLSSPDPDVIKNSLEIIFNLVQDYQCRLAVHKLGGIPPLLKLLMSDFPVIQKLALQTLQNITTDKDTRNTFREEQGFEKLMDILNNMDFSDLHDDTLQVVANCLSDSESVQLIHNSGGLTKLMEFLLSPSIPEIQSNTVKCITRVAQSSESREVLHKQDVEKVLVELLSVADIKVKSSTCQAVAAMSLHLASKDSFRDLGVIPAVVQLLSSENLMLRAAATHALSNLTHSNKRNTLAVYEAGGHEFLVQQLNGNCPRTVTNSAATLCNMAGQETIRNSILSHGAMQALVEPLKSTDSQVLINTTLCLSVLARDKEARAELQRAGGLQPLVNLLRSNHKEVLHSACMAVSVCASDEATAVEMCKYGALEFLQEISQSVNRRSRFTKLAMVSLLNSNLSVKYSLTGHLTSSDIITDGFYDAGKARPGQRVLTLEELSKQPVNKNQPIIVINTAPDETVDVAEEEQGNPSEPDTSSKGGHRTPRKKKEEDKQKYEMQFESLIEKPSNTIEDVSLQILVEEAKESILRLSDEKEQYAALARLVSDVMGGAVEMEKLHEFSWMLHLSELKFQLQSNVVPIGLIKKGIYCHRALLFKCLADCIGIGCSLVRGEYNRAWNEVLLFNWNASNNQHSSQPRHYIVDLMHKPGSLLEVDTPAAVWYQTI
- the armc3 gene encoding armadillo repeat-containing protein 3 isoform X2; this encodes MEKKSRNKSATPCKETLEKVLVESKTPATVVLLLNSLEEDILVKACEAIHTFAEKGDESKISLLGLGALEPLCRLITHNNKLVRRNAFMALGIMATNGDVKGTLKKLDAVPSMVEKLSPEEDTVVHEFATLCLASLSTDFVCKAQIFDNKGLLPLIQLLSSPDPDVIKNSLEIIFNLVQDYQCRLAVHKLGGIPPLLKLLMSDFPVIQKLALQTLQNITTDKDTRNTFREEQGFEKLMDILNNMDFSDLHDDTLQVVANCLSDSESVQLIHNSGGLTKLMEFLLSPSIPEIQSNTVKCITRVAQSSESREVLHKQDVEKVLVELLSVADIKVKSSTCQAVAAMSLHLASKDSFRDLGVIPAVVQLLSSENLMLRAAATHALSNLTHSNKRNTLAVYEAGGHEFLVQQLNGNCPRTVTNSAATLCNMAGQETIRNSILSHGAMQALVEPLKSTDSQVLINTTLCLSVLARDKEARAELQRAGGLQPLVNLLRSNHKEVLHSACMAVSVCASDEATAVEMCKYGALEFLQEISQSVNRRSRFTKLAMVSLLNSNLSVKYSLTGHLTSSDIITDGFYDAGKARPGQRVLTLEELSKQPVNKNQPIIVINTAPDETVDVAEEEQGNPSEPDTSSKGGHRTPRKKKEEDKQKYEMQFESLIEKPSNTIEDVSLQILVEEAKESILRLSDEKEQYAALARLVSDVMGGAVEMEKLHEFSWMLHLSELKFQLQSNVVPIGLIKKGIYCHRALLFKCLADCIGIGCSLVRGEYNRAWNEVLLFNWNASNNQHSSQPRHYIVDLMHKPGSLLEVDTPAAVWYQTI